The following coding sequences are from one Desulfovibrio psychrotolerans window:
- a CDS encoding N-acetyltransferase yields MGKPYIRKARMQDVKAVHKLLMECSGQGLLLPRPLNQLYGHLREFYVVDPDDGGPIQGCCALAIVWDGLAEVRSLAVDERLRGQGFGRKLVEACLSESLTLGIYKVFTLTYQDSFFRKMGFAEVSKDVLPQKVWADCINCPKFPECDEIAMQIDL; encoded by the coding sequence ATGGGCAAGCCCTATATCCGCAAGGCCCGCATGCAGGATGTGAAGGCAGTGCACAAGCTGCTCATGGAATGCTCGGGGCAGGGGCTGCTGCTGCCCCGCCCGTTGAACCAGCTATACGGACATCTTCGCGAGTTTTACGTGGTGGACCCTGACGATGGCGGTCCCATACAGGGCTGCTGCGCCCTTGCCATTGTGTGGGACGGTCTTGCAGAGGTCCGTTCCCTTGCGGTGGATGAGCGGCTGAGAGGACAGGGCTTCGGGCGTAAGCTGGTGGAGGCGTGCCTGAGCGAGTCGCTCACGCTGGGTATTTACAAAGTCTTCACTCTCACCTATCAGGACTCCTTTTTCAGGAAAATGGGATTTGCAGAGGTTTCTAAGGATGTGCTACCCCAAAAGGTGTGGGCAGACTGCATCAATTGTCCCAAATTCCCGGAATGTGATGAAATTGCCATGCAGATTGATCTGTAG
- the hpt gene encoding hypoxanthine phosphoribosyltransferase, translating into MIVKELRVVYDEAAIDRRLNELAEQINHDYAEEELVVVCVLKGAFMFFSDLVKRITVQPEVDFVRCASYGKGTSSTKTISFTKDLEVSIEGKHVLVVEDIVDTGHTMAFLVRQLEARGARSISIAAIVDKFERREVDVTVRYPGFTLQKGFIVGYGMDYAEKYRELGAIYEAIVE; encoded by the coding sequence ATGATAGTCAAGGAATTGAGAGTGGTGTATGACGAGGCAGCGATAGACAGGCGCCTCAATGAGCTTGCCGAGCAGATAAACCACGACTACGCGGAAGAAGAGCTGGTGGTGGTGTGTGTGCTCAAGGGCGCGTTCATGTTTTTTTCCGATCTGGTCAAGCGCATAACTGTGCAGCCGGAAGTGGACTTTGTGCGGTGTGCAAGTTACGGAAAGGGAACAAGCAGCACCAAAACCATATCCTTTACAAAGGATCTCGAGGTTTCCATCGAAGGCAAGCACGTGCTTGTGGTCGAAGATATAGTGGACACCGGGCATACCATGGCGTTTTTGGTGCGCCAGCTTGAGGCGCGCGGAGCCAGAAGCATCAGCATTGCTGCCATCGTGGACAAGTTTGAGCGCCGCGAGGTGGACGTAACCGTCCGGTACCCCGGCTTTACGTTGCAAAAAGGGTTCATTGTCGGATATGGCATGGACTATGCCGAAAAATATCGTGAACTCGGGGCTATTTACGAGGCAATTGTCGAATAG
- a CDS encoding DUF3426 domain-containing protein, which translates to MHVTCPNCSTKYNLPDKMFKPGAKARCTVCKHLFPLAAPVREMKPEHAPLNDDSLDDLLGDNDASFSIDSKPAKKKSAKGGKKALVLVLLLLVLGGAGAGVFFFKPDILDNATQALVQGNASPEDVVATDNIKHLALRNIRQYYQPNEKVGQLFVIEGKVVNNFNVPKELVKVEATLFDASNVTLTSKQQYGGVTVSLFQLQVLGQQELESALNNKIEILTNNTNIAPGQEVPFMVVFYNPPANVAEFGVKVIEAKDPPKN; encoded by the coding sequence ATGCACGTAACATGTCCGAATTGTTCTACAAAATATAATCTTCCTGATAAGATGTTCAAGCCCGGTGCCAAGGCTCGCTGCACCGTGTGCAAACATCTGTTCCCGCTTGCCGCCCCTGTGCGCGAGATGAAGCCGGAACATGCCCCGCTGAATGATGATTCGCTAGACGATTTGCTGGGCGACAACGATGCCTCATTCAGCATAGACTCCAAGCCCGCGAAAAAGAAGAGTGCCAAGGGCGGAAAAAAGGCCCTCGTGCTGGTACTCCTGCTTCTTGTTCTGGGCGGTGCCGGGGCGGGGGTGTTCTTTTTCAAGCCCGATATTCTGGATAACGCCACGCAGGCACTGGTGCAGGGCAACGCAAGCCCGGAAGATGTGGTGGCTACAGATAACATCAAGCATCTGGCGTTGCGCAACATCCGGCAATACTATCAGCCCAACGAAAAAGTGGGGCAGCTGTTCGTCATAGAAGGAAAGGTGGTGAACAACTTCAACGTTCCCAAGGAACTGGTGAAGGTGGAAGCAACCCTTTTTGATGCCAGCAACGTCACCCTTACCAGCAAGCAGCAGTACGGGGGAGTAACCGTCTCTCTTTTCCAGTTGCAGGTTCTCGGACAGCAGGAACTGGAATCCGCCCTCAACAATAAGATAGAAATCCTCACCAACAACACAAACATCGCTCCCGGGCAGGAAGTGCCCTTCATGGTGGTGTTCTACAATCCTCCCGCCAACGTGGCTGAGTTCGGCGTGAAGGTTATAGAAGCGAAAGACCCGCCCAAAAATTAG
- the radA gene encoding DNA repair protein RadA, which translates to MKTKEIYHCSSCGASSPQWRGQCPRCGEWNTLEAKIVHKEQERRRAASPHASGAKILPLREVSEEREEPFATGMPQLDRILGNGLVPGAALLIGGEPGIGKSTLLLQVAGAVAHAGRRVLYLSGEETLAQLKTRAERLDALAENLTAVSTSRLDDVLPALEDSSPPDLLIVDSVQTLTSVRAEGIPGSVSQVRAVATELIEVCKRVGTTLLLVGHVTKDGQLAGPKLLEHMVDTVISLEGDRRQMFRMLRVFKNRFGPNQELLVFEMAQQGMCVVDDPSTYFLGARNPELSGTAVVMAVDGQRPFAVEVQALVSRSYLTIPRRTGLGFDVNRLHLLLAVLEKRLRLNFGQVDIYAKVGGGMRVQDPGMDLALVAAVLSSFYDIPLPERCVLWGEVDLNGQVRPVAGHDIRLSQARRLGYSPIYCPGGNGNAPDTILSLQESLFRRS; encoded by the coding sequence GTGAAGACCAAAGAGATTTACCACTGTTCATCCTGCGGAGCCTCCTCGCCGCAGTGGCGCGGTCAATGCCCCCGCTGCGGCGAATGGAATACCCTTGAGGCAAAAATTGTCCACAAGGAGCAGGAACGGCGGCGCGCCGCATCCCCTCATGCGTCCGGGGCAAAGATTTTGCCGTTGCGCGAAGTCTCCGAGGAGCGCGAAGAGCCCTTCGCCACGGGCATGCCGCAACTCGACCGCATCCTCGGCAACGGGCTTGTGCCCGGTGCCGCGCTGCTCATCGGTGGCGAGCCGGGCATAGGCAAGTCCACCCTGCTTTTGCAGGTGGCCGGTGCTGTTGCCCATGCGGGCAGAAGGGTGCTCTACCTTTCCGGCGAAGAAACCCTCGCGCAGCTCAAAACCCGTGCGGAAAGGCTGGACGCCCTTGCCGAAAACCTCACCGCCGTGTCCACATCGCGCCTCGATGATGTGCTGCCCGCTCTGGAAGATTCTTCTCCTCCCGACCTGCTTATCGTGGATTCCGTGCAAACCCTCACTTCCGTGCGTGCCGAAGGCATTCCCGGCAGCGTCAGTCAGGTGCGCGCCGTTGCCACGGAGCTTATAGAGGTATGCAAGCGCGTGGGCACCACGCTGTTGTTGGTGGGCCATGTCACCAAGGACGGCCAGCTGGCCGGGCCCAAGCTGCTGGAACACATGGTGGATACCGTCATTTCGCTGGAAGGCGACAGGCGGCAGATGTTCCGCATGCTCCGCGTCTTCAAAAACCGTTTCGGCCCCAATCAGGAGCTGCTGGTTTTTGAAATGGCCCAGCAGGGCATGTGCGTGGTGGACGATCCCTCCACGTATTTTCTGGGAGCGCGCAATCCGGAGCTTTCCGGCACCGCCGTGGTCATGGCGGTGGACGGGCAGCGTCCCTTTGCCGTGGAGGTGCAGGCCCTTGTCAGCCGCAGCTATCTGACCATTCCGCGGCGTACCGGGCTGGGGTTCGACGTCAACCGGCTGCACCTGCTTCTCGCCGTTCTGGAAAAACGGCTGCGTCTCAACTTCGGGCAGGTGGACATCTACGCCAAGGTGGGCGGCGGCATGCGGGTGCAGGACCCCGGCATGGACCTCGCCCTTGTGGCGGCCGTGCTTTCCTCCTTTTATGACATCCCGTTGCCGGAACGGTGCGTCCTGTGGGGAGAGGTGGACCTGAACGGTCAGGTGCGCCCTGTGGCGGGGCACGATATCCGCCTTTCGCAGGCCCGTCGCCTCGGCTATTCCCCCATTTATTGCCCCGGCGGCAACGGCAACGCGCCGGATACCATCCTTTCGTTGCAGGAATCCTTGTTCAGGCGGTCATGA
- a CDS encoding DUF3426 domain-containing protein, with product MSGGVSLCLAEENTLHLRHVRQYMQPLRDGRQAVVIEGEVLNGTSAALDHVAVTVILYDRDGSVIASLRRLCGHVLSRERLSVMDTQAVVAAFGSGVFHKPPAATATVLPRQSVPFMVVFPDENMLYEYSVSAYRIDIGGSNVSAE from the coding sequence ATGAGCGGCGGTGTATCGTTGTGTCTGGCAGAAGAAAACACCCTGCACCTGCGGCATGTGCGGCAGTATATGCAGCCCCTGCGTGACGGTCGGCAGGCGGTGGTCATTGAAGGCGAGGTGCTGAACGGCACATCTGCCGCCCTTGATCATGTAGCCGTCACTGTCATCCTGTATGACCGTGACGGCAGTGTCATTGCCTCCCTGCGCAGATTGTGCGGCCATGTGCTTAGTCGCGAACGTCTTTCTGTTATGGATACGCAGGCTGTTGTCGCCGCGTTCGGTTCCGGCGTTTTCCATAAGCCGCCGGCTGCAACCGCAACGGTGTTGCCCCGGCAGTCCGTTCCGTTCATGGTTGTCTTTCCCGATGAAAATATGTTGTATGAATACAGTGTTTCCGCATACCGTATAGATATTGGCGGCAGCAACGTTTCCGCTGAATGA
- a CDS encoding methyl-accepting chemotaxis protein, with protein sequence MIDSSLTAMLTVRSRLGRIIASREDDFLALGADLHALSDRVELLAQKGGELIETTSGAILHNSIAQLADKMVAMRSLCATGDGSDLAEISKVRAALAELVRLLESYGRIVRTLQMLGISTRIESARLGTDGKGFTTLADDVEKLGLKIVEYSASIRGFAERLEQLSLVAHDRITTMQSMQTECSVTLFDRVQGNLERLRAHSEKTVAASRELSAIVQAVHDHTGEIVSSVQFHDIVRQQVEHVEEALDESARFVKAERGRHPEQDVAQWLSAVNTVQASQLDNARQSFSRAVQGLRTGLNALGGQVDGVHHVLASVSTGETGESPLATIGGTVREIAERFGELARQGESMGNVMMDVANTVSDMTAYLDKIEEVGAEIELIALNASIKAAHTGDMGKALGVLATSIQRLSQDAAEQTSGIAANLTAVDASAMLLREHAATYLDTSRAEAVVTELSGLMTELRSVQGRADGLIETVDREASDLSHETASLAQSIRVDEDVCAALAEAQESLEHLVSGLPQQTGSVVLPPALQALLDRYTMESERHIHRTLLGRGGHGTSAHAGDDVELFDDSLGDNVELF encoded by the coding sequence ATGATCGATTCCAGCCTCACTGCAATGCTCACCGTCCGGAGTCGTCTAGGCAGAATAATCGCCTCGCGTGAGGATGATTTCCTCGCCCTCGGTGCCGACCTGCACGCCCTTTCTGACCGGGTGGAACTGTTGGCGCAGAAGGGTGGCGAACTTATCGAGACCACCTCCGGGGCCATCCTGCACAATTCCATCGCACAGCTTGCGGATAAGATGGTCGCCATGCGCTCTCTGTGCGCCACCGGCGACGGAAGCGATCTTGCAGAAATAAGCAAGGTCCGTGCTGCGCTTGCAGAACTTGTGCGTCTGCTGGAAAGCTACGGGCGCATCGTACGCACCCTGCAGATGCTGGGCATCTCCACGCGTATAGAAAGTGCCCGGCTGGGCACAGACGGCAAAGGATTCACCACCCTCGCGGACGATGTGGAAAAACTCGGCCTAAAAATTGTGGAATACTCTGCAAGCATACGCGGATTCGCGGAACGGCTGGAGCAGCTCTCTCTTGTGGCGCATGACCGGATAACCACCATGCAGTCCATGCAGACGGAGTGCTCTGTTACCCTGTTCGACCGGGTTCAGGGGAATCTGGAGCGCCTTCGCGCCCATTCGGAAAAAACCGTTGCCGCCTCCCGAGAACTCAGTGCCATTGTACAGGCTGTGCATGATCATACCGGAGAGATCGTTTCCTCTGTGCAGTTTCACGATATAGTCCGTCAGCAGGTGGAGCATGTGGAAGAGGCTCTGGATGAGTCCGCCCGTTTCGTTAAGGCGGAACGGGGCAGGCATCCGGAGCAAGATGTCGCACAATGGCTTTCGGCAGTGAACACCGTGCAGGCTTCACAACTGGACAATGCGCGGCAGAGCTTTTCCCGCGCCGTGCAGGGGCTGCGCACAGGGCTCAATGCTCTGGGCGGTCAGGTGGACGGCGTGCACCATGTCCTTGCCTCCGTAAGCACCGGCGAAACCGGCGAATCGCCGCTGGCTACCATAGGCGGCACGGTGCGTGAAATTGCTGAGCGGTTTGGCGAACTTGCCCGTCAGGGCGAGAGCATGGGCAACGTTATGATGGACGTGGCCAACACCGTGTCTGACATGACCGCCTATCTGGATAAGATTGAGGAAGTGGGGGCAGAGATTGAACTCATTGCCCTGAACGCAAGCATAAAGGCGGCGCACACCGGCGACATGGGCAAGGCCCTGGGCGTGCTTGCCACGTCCATCCAGCGTCTGTCGCAGGACGCTGCGGAACAGACTTCGGGCATTGCCGCCAACCTCACGGCCGTGGATGCCTCGGCCATGCTGCTGCGCGAGCATGCTGCCACTTACTTAGATACATCCCGGGCAGAGGCCGTGGTGACTGAGCTTTCCGGCCTTATGACGGAATTGCGCTCCGTGCAGGGCAGGGCGGATGGCCTGATTGAAACCGTGGACCGCGAGGCCTCGGACCTCTCGCACGAAACAGCATCGCTGGCACAGTCCATCCGGGTGGATGAGGATGTGTGCGCCGCACTGGCTGAGGCGCAGGAGTCGCTGGAACATCTGGTTTCCGGCCTGCCGCAGCAGACAGGCAGTGTTGTGCTGCCTCCCGCCCTGCAAGCATTACTGGACCGCTACACCATGGAGAGCGAACGCCATATCCACCGAACCCTGCTGGGGCGCGGCGGTCACGGAACTTCGGCCCATGCCGGGGACGATGTGGAATTGTTCGATGATTCCTTGGGTGATAATGTCGAATTGTTCTAA
- a CDS encoding response regulator: protein MTKTIMTVDDSASVRQMVSLTLKKAGYDVIEAQDGKDALAKMKGSVHMVITDLNMPNMDGITLIRSIRAIPAYKFIPIVMLTTESQASKKQEGKSAGATGWIVKPFKPEQLVDVVRKVLR, encoded by the coding sequence ATGACAAAGACTATAATGACAGTGGACGACTCCGCCAGCGTGCGGCAGATGGTAAGCCTTACGCTGAAAAAGGCAGGATATGACGTCATTGAGGCGCAGGACGGTAAGGACGCTCTGGCAAAGATGAAAGGCTCCGTACATATGGTTATAACAGACCTGAACATGCCGAATATGGATGGCATCACGCTCATCCGCAGCATCCGCGCCATTCCCGCCTACAAGTTCATACCTATTGTCATGCTGACCACGGAGTCGCAGGCGTCCAAGAAGCAGGAAGGCAAATCCGCGGGGGCAACGGGCTGGATAGTCAAACCCTTCAAGCCCGAACAGCTTGTGGACGTGGTGCGCAAGGTGTTGCGCTAG
- a CDS encoding chemotaxis protein CheA: MAMQDDINTQAFREEAQDLLAELETALLELEEQPEDADLVDRVFRAMHTIKGSGAMFGFDDIAAFTHDVENMFDRVRNNELPVTRELLSLTLRSRDHIAHLLACSVSGEHPDMDQAAELTAALKGFLGEVPPAQGQDIRPEESFEELASGKVTYRIRFKPARDIFLSGINPLHLLDDLAQMGEMRCFPHVRELPALEELEPESCYLWWDVLLHTTQNEESIRDVFMFVEDECELFIQVIDKGDRLNNETAYKRLGEILLERGDITPESLKSVLDEHKPLGRVLQDAGLVTEDQVDSALAEQQIVREMRRSREVGEKPEPAGASSIRVAADKLDSLVDLVGELVIVQAQIAQYVHSSPDSLLVNLSEQLERLSNDLRDSTLGIRMLPIGTTFSKFRRLIRDLSSELGKEVELVTHGAETELDKTVIERLGDPLIHCLRNSLDHGIEKPEARRAAGKPSVGTITLSAEHSGGEVLITIADDGSGLNREKLYSSAVSKGIISPDAELSDREICNLIFAPGFSTAAQITNVSGRGVGMDVVKRSIDSLRGSIELQSVFGKGTTITIRLPLTLAIIDGLQIQVGNEYFVIPLNHVEECVEHIRASVNGGSQRIINLRGEIVPYITLREQFEVPGEEPAIEQIVVVSSGGARYGIVVDHVIGEHQTVIKSLGKVYKDVEGISGATIKGDGSMALILDIPRLVQSAIAGQ; this comes from the coding sequence ATGGCAATGCAGGATGACATAAACACTCAGGCCTTTCGCGAAGAGGCGCAGGATCTGCTCGCGGAGCTTGAGACGGCCCTTCTGGAACTCGAGGAGCAGCCCGAAGACGCCGATCTGGTGGATCGCGTCTTCCGGGCCATGCACACCATCAAAGGCTCCGGGGCCATGTTCGGGTTTGACGATATTGCCGCGTTTACCCACGATGTGGAGAATATGTTCGACAGGGTGCGCAACAATGAACTGCCCGTCACCCGCGAGCTGCTCAGCCTCACCTTGCGTTCGCGCGACCATATCGCCCACCTGCTTGCGTGCAGCGTTTCCGGCGAACATCCGGATATGGATCAGGCTGCGGAGCTCACCGCCGCCCTCAAGGGGTTTCTGGGAGAAGTTCCCCCTGCGCAAGGGCAGGATATCCGGCCGGAAGAGAGTTTCGAGGAACTGGCTTCCGGCAAGGTTACCTACCGCATCCGGTTCAAACCCGCGCGGGATATCTTCCTTTCCGGCATCAATCCGTTGCATCTGCTGGACGATCTTGCGCAGATGGGCGAAATGCGCTGCTTCCCCCATGTGCGCGAACTGCCTGCACTGGAGGAACTGGAGCCTGAATCCTGCTACCTGTGGTGGGACGTGCTTCTGCACACCACGCAGAACGAGGAATCTATCCGCGATGTTTTCATGTTCGTGGAAGATGAATGCGAACTGTTCATTCAGGTCATAGATAAAGGCGACCGCCTGAACAATGAAACGGCCTACAAGCGTCTGGGCGAAATTCTGCTGGAACGCGGCGACATTACGCCGGAAAGCCTCAAATCGGTTCTGGACGAGCATAAGCCGTTGGGCAGGGTGTTGCAAGATGCCGGTCTGGTCACGGAAGATCAGGTGGACTCTGCCCTTGCGGAACAGCAGATCGTGCGCGAAATGCGCCGGAGCCGCGAGGTGGGAGAAAAGCCAGAACCCGCAGGCGCGTCCAGTATCCGCGTGGCGGCGGACAAGCTGGACAGTCTGGTGGATCTGGTGGGGGAACTGGTCATCGTGCAGGCGCAGATAGCCCAGTACGTGCATTCTTCGCCCGATTCTCTTCTGGTGAACCTTTCCGAACAGCTGGAACGCCTTTCCAACGATCTGCGCGATTCCACGCTGGGCATCCGCATGCTGCCCATAGGCACCACCTTCAGCAAGTTCCGGCGGCTCATCCGCGACCTTTCGTCCGAATTGGGCAAGGAGGTGGAACTGGTCACCCACGGCGCAGAAACGGAACTGGACAAGACCGTCATAGAACGGCTGGGCGACCCGCTCATCCATTGCCTGCGCAACAGTCTGGACCACGGTATAGAAAAGCCGGAGGCGCGCAGGGCTGCGGGCAAACCTTCTGTGGGCACCATCACTCTTTCAGCGGAGCATTCCGGCGGCGAGGTGCTCATTACCATTGCTGACGACGGTTCCGGGCTGAACAGGGAGAAGCTGTACTCTTCGGCGGTATCAAAGGGTATCATCAGCCCGGATGCGGAGCTTTCCGACCGCGAAATCTGCAATCTCATCTTCGCACCGGGTTTTTCCACGGCGGCGCAGATAACCAATGTTTCCGGGCGTGGCGTGGGTATGGATGTGGTCAAACGCTCCATAGACTCGCTGCGCGGCAGCATAGAATTGCAAAGCGTTTTCGGAAAGGGCACCACCATCACCATACGGCTGCCGCTCACACTCGCCATAATAGATGGTCTGCAGATCCAGGTGGGCAACGAATACTTCGTCATTCCCCTCAATCATGTGGAAGAGTGCGTGGAGCACATCCGCGCTTCCGTGAACGGGGGCAGCCAGCGCATCATCAATCTGCGCGGCGAGATAGTGCCCTATATCACCCTGCGCGAGCAGTTCGAGGTGCCGGGAGAAGAACCCGCCATAGAGCAGATCGTGGTGGTCAGTTCCGGCGGGGCTCGCTACGGCATCGTGGTGGATCATGTCATCGGCGAGCACCAGACGGTCATAAAGTCGCTGGGCAAGGTCTACAAGGATGTGGAAGGCATTTCCGGGGCAACCATCAAAGGCGACGGGTCCATGGCGCTGATACTGGATATCCCCCGCCTCGTACAGAGTGCCATAGCCGGTCAGTAG
- a CDS encoding CheR family methyltransferase, whose translation MPEPSPNAAAVNFRPSPMSDKVFQRLSLFIHERVGIKLPPSKRTMLEARLQKRLRTLGYMSYEKYVDFVFTEQGMEQELRNLIDVVTTNTTEFFREPKHFEFLVNTVLPDWVRRYGSRQFCLWSAGCSIGMEPYTLGMVMSDFAEQYSGFSFRILATDISSRALQTAVKAVYEEDRISTIPDRLCKKYLLRSKDRTKRLIRIAPEVRRVVEFQRLNFMERFSFKNPMDVIFCRNVIIYFDKPTQERLFRQFCQFLQPGGYLFIGHSESLAGMDLPLTQAAPTVYRRI comes from the coding sequence ATGCCGGAACCCTCGCCCAATGCCGCAGCCGTTAATTTTCGTCCTTCTCCCATGTCGGATAAGGTCTTCCAGCGTCTCAGCCTGTTCATTCATGAGCGGGTGGGCATAAAACTGCCGCCCAGCAAGCGGACCATGCTGGAGGCGCGGCTGCAGAAACGCCTGCGCACGCTGGGCTACATGTCCTACGAAAAGTACGTGGACTTCGTGTTCACGGAGCAGGGCATGGAGCAGGAACTGCGCAACCTTATTGATGTTGTCACCACCAACACCACGGAATTTTTCCGGGAACCCAAGCACTTCGAGTTCCTTGTCAACACGGTGCTGCCCGACTGGGTGCGCCGTTACGGAAGTCGTCAGTTCTGTCTGTGGAGTGCGGGCTGCTCCATAGGTATGGAGCCGTACACGCTGGGCATGGTCATGAGCGATTTCGCAGAACAGTATTCCGGGTTCTCCTTCCGCATACTGGCTACGGATATCTCGTCCCGCGCCCTGCAAACCGCCGTTAAGGCCGTGTATGAGGAAGACAGAATATCCACCATCCCGGACCGGCTGTGCAAAAAATACCTGCTGCGCAGCAAAGACCGCACCAAGCGGCTTATCCGCATCGCTCCGGAGGTACGCCGCGTTGTGGAATTCCAGCGGCTTAACTTCATGGAGCGTTTTTCCTTCAAGAATCCTATGGATGTTATTTTCTGCCGCAATGTCATCATTTATTTTGACAAGCCTACGCAGGAGCGCCTCTTCCGGCAGTTCTGCCAGTTTTTACAGCCGGGTGGCTACCTGTTCATAGGTCACTCAGAAAGCCTTGCCGGAATGGACCTGCCGCTTACGCAGGCGGCTCCGACTGTTTACAGGAGGATATAA
- a CDS encoding protein-glutamate methylesterase/protein-glutamine glutaminase, whose amino-acid sequence MPPRIKVLIVDDSALVRQTLADIFAADPELEVVGTASDPFVAAKRMESVVPDVITLDVEMPRMDGITFLKKIMTQHPIPVVICSAVTEKGAEATFKALEYGAVEIITKPRLSTKQFLEESAIRICDAVKAAARARMKRVTEKLKVSPKLSADAMLPPPSSATRTVGATGKVVVVGASTGGTEALAALLMGMPANCPPIAIVQHMPEHFTNAFASRLNLSCAMYVKEAEDNDRMEPGKVLIAPGNMHMLLKRNGSNYFVELKDGPLVRRHRPSVDVLFRSAARYAGGNVVGAILTGMGDDGAAGMKEMFDVGAHTIAQDEATCVVFGMPQEAIKLGGVRKVLPLQGIAAEILRMCG is encoded by the coding sequence ATGCCCCCCCGTATAAAGGTGCTCATCGTGGACGATTCCGCTCTGGTGCGGCAGACCCTTGCAGATATTTTTGCCGCCGACCCGGAACTGGAAGTGGTGGGCACCGCGTCCGATCCTTTTGTCGCCGCCAAACGCATGGAGTCCGTGGTGCCGGACGTGATCACGCTGGATGTGGAAATGCCCCGCATGGACGGCATCACCTTCCTGAAAAAGATTATGACCCAGCATCCCATCCCCGTGGTCATCTGTTCGGCTGTTACGGAAAAGGGGGCGGAAGCCACGTTCAAGGCGCTGGAGTACGGCGCGGTGGAAATCATCACCAAACCCCGGCTCAGCACCAAGCAGTTTCTGGAAGAATCCGCCATCCGCATATGCGATGCAGTTAAAGCCGCTGCCCGTGCCCGCATGAAACGGGTAACGGAAAAGCTTAAGGTGTCCCCCAAGCTTTCGGCAGATGCCATGCTGCCGCCGCCATCGTCCGCCACCCGCACCGTTGGTGCCACGGGCAAGGTGGTCGTTGTGGGGGCATCCACAGGAGGCACCGAGGCACTGGCAGCCCTGCTTATGGGCATGCCCGCCAACTGTCCGCCCATAGCCATTGTGCAGCACATGCCGGAACATTTCACCAATGCCTTTGCCAGCAGGCTCAACCTTTCCTGTGCCATGTACGTGAAAGAGGCAGAGGATAATGACCGCATGGAACCGGGCAAGGTGCTCATCGCCCCCGGCAACATGCATATGCTGCTCAAGCGCAACGGCTCGAACTATTTTGTGGAATTGAAGGACGGCCCGCTGGTACGCCGCCACCGTCCCTCAGTGGACGTGCTGTTCCGTTCCGCCGCGCGCTATGCAGGCGGTAACGTGGTGGGAGCCATCCTTACCGGCATGGGCGATGACGGAGCAGCAGGCATGAAAGAAATGTTTGATGTAGGTGCCCACACCATCGCGCAGGACGAGGCCACCTGCGTGGTCTTCGGCATGCCGCAGGAAGCCATAAAGCTCGGCGGTGTGCGCAAGGTGCTGCCCCTGCAGGGTATTGCCGCCGAGATACTGCGCATGTGCGGCTGA
- a CDS encoding NAD(P)/FAD-dependent oxidoreductase, with product MSNPLEGAILQRDKQTYAIVPRTPAGMLTPEILDTISYVCKKYEIPIIKITSGQRIALVGMREEQVQPVWDELQWRVGRATELCVHYVQACPGTAVCKLGLQDSLGMGLEIENMFHEKPYPAKVKIGVSGCPMCCGESYVRDVGLVGTKHGWNVIVGGNSGGRPRIGDVLAENLSTEDARALVDKFMDYYREGSGKRLRVARFVEKVGIDAVRAAVL from the coding sequence ATGTCAAATCCCCTGGAAGGCGCCATACTGCAACGCGACAAGCAGACCTACGCCATTGTTCCCCGTACTCCCGCGGGCATGCTTACCCCTGAGATTCTGGACACCATCTCCTACGTTTGTAAAAAGTATGAGATTCCCATCATAAAGATTACCTCCGGGCAGCGTATCGCGCTTGTGGGTATGCGTGAAGAACAGGTGCAACCCGTGTGGGATGAGCTTCAATGGCGGGTGGGGCGTGCCACGGAGCTGTGCGTGCACTATGTGCAGGCATGTCCCGGCACCGCCGTGTGCAAGCTTGGGTTGCAGGATTCGCTGGGCATGGGGCTGGAGATAGAAAATATGTTCCACGAAAAACCGTACCCCGCCAAAGTGAAGATAGGCGTGTCCGGCTGTCCCATGTGCTGCGGCGAAAGCTACGTGCGCGATGTAGGGCTTGTGGGCACCAAACATGGCTGGAACGTAATCGTGGGCGGCAACTCAGGCGGACGCCCGCGCATCGGCGATGTGCTGGCAGAAAACCTCTCAACGGAAGACGCCAGGGCGCTGGTGGACAAGTTCATGGACTACTACCGCGAAGGTTCCGGCAAACGGCTGCGGGTAGCCCGCTTTGTGGAAAAGGTGGGAATTGATGCTGTGCGCGCGGCGGTGCTGTAG